In Myotis daubentonii chromosome 6, mMyoDau2.1, whole genome shotgun sequence, a genomic segment contains:
- the LOC132237511 gene encoding butyrophilin subfamily 1 member A1-like isoform X2, with amino-acid sequence MEGRPSSSELHHLTALLLLMPLLLLAGSAEEFKVLGPTEPLVAVLGRKVVLPCRTTPARSAENMQLRWFRSKFSEAVLVYEDGGEQPEELMAQYAGRTSLVTELLGQGQAAVLIRDVQASDDGPYSCSFREGELYEEASLELKVAGVGSAPRVRITGPEEDGVRVECAASGWFPKPQVHWRGGGGAQFLAFSEAHVQDARGLFSVEAALVVRDRSVGNVTCSLHNPILGQEKAVAIFIPEPFFPQAPLWKLAFCVSLAALGLLLLGAGYCAHREHSTRLRALRDRETLLRAKEEDRRAKEAALRATGELQAQLEWRRSVYLAAWRKAQLYADWRQEKFPAWPVTLDPGSADSSLVVSHERRRVTLKKTCEDSGGSGSVLGLEGITAGRCHWEVEVLDGDRSEWVLGVCREDVKRTGWYTESPEKGFWVVGQCEAGFCPCTKYPTPLPLRQLPRRVGVFLDYSEGDVSFYDMTEGSHIFSFPRASFSGTLFPYFRLESGVGSLTICPMAGVSEGLPVPLNNSSSWEEPLSPSGSSADGAESPLLPCNAEAAPRHCP; translated from the exons AGGAGTTCAAGGTCCTGGGCCCCACGGAGCCCCTGGTGGCCGTGCTGGGTAGGAAAGTGGTGCTGCCCTGCCGCACCACCCCCGCCAGGAGCGCAGAGAACATGCAGCTGCGCTGGTTCCGCTCCAAGTTCTCTGAGGCCGTGCTCGTCTATGAGGACGGCGGGGAGCAGCCCGAGGAGCTGATGGCCCAGTACGCAGGGCGGACCTCGCTGGTGACGGagctcctgggccaggggcaggctGCCGTGCTCATCCGCGACGTCCAGGCCTCCGACGACGGGCCGTACTCCTGCTCCTTCAGGGAGGGAGAACTCTATGAAGAGGCCAGCTTGGAGCTGAAGGTGGCAG GTGTGGGCTCTGCCCCCCGAGTGCGCATCACGGGGCCGGAGGAGGACGGAGTCCGCGTGGAGTGCGCGGCCTCGGGGTGGTTCCCGAAGCCCCAGGTGCACTGGCGAGGCGGCGGCGGAGCGCAGTTCCTGGCGTTCTCCGAGGCCCACGTCCAGGACGCCCGCGGGCTGTTCAGCGTGGAGGCCGCGCTGGTGGTGAGAGACCGCTCTGTGGGCAACGTGACCTGCTCCTTGCACAACCCCATCCTGGGCCAGGAGAAGGCTGTGGCCATTTTCATCCCAG AGCCCTTCttcccccaggcccctctctggaAGCTGGCTTTCTGCGTGAGCCTGGCCGCGCTGGGGCTCCTGCTCCTGGGGGCTGGCTACTGCGCCCACAGAGAACATTCCACGAGACTGCGGGCGCTCAGGGACCGGGAGACCCTGCTCCGGGCTAAGGAGGAAGACAGGCGGGCAAAGGAGGCGGCGCTGAGGGCCACAG GGGAACTGCAGGCCCAGCTCG AATGGAGGAGGAGCGTGTACCTGGCTG CCTGGAGGAAGGCCCAGCTGTATGCAG ATTGGCGGCAGGAGAAGTTCCCGGCCT ggcctgtCACTCTGGACCCAGGCTCTGCGGATTCCAGCCTTGTTGTCTCTCATGAGAGGAGGAGAGTGACCTTGAAGAAGACCTGTGAGGATTCTGGAGGCAGCGGCAGCGTGTTGGGCCTGGAGGGCATCACAGCAGGGCGCTGTCACTGGGAGGTGGAGGTCCTGGATGGGGACAGAAGCGAGTGGGTTCTGGGGGTCTGCCGGGAAGATGTGAAAAGGACCGGCTGGTACACAGAGTCCCCAGAAAAGGGGTTCTGGGTTGTGGGGCAGTGTGAAGCTGGATTTTGTCCCTGCACTAAGTATCCCACTCCTTTACCCCTGAGGCAGCTTCCGCGCAGGGTGGGGGTGTTCCTGGACTACAGCGAAGGGGACGTTTCTTTCTACGACATGACGGAAGGCTCCCACATTTTCTCCTTCCCTCGGGCTTCCTTCTCCGGGACCCTCTTTCCATACTTCAGGTTGGAGTCAGGAGTTGGGTCCTTGACCATCTGCCCCATGGCGGGTGTGTCCGAGGGGCTCCCTGTGCCCCTTAACAATTCTTCTTCTTGGGAGGAGCCTCTGAGCCCCTCAGGCTCTAGTGCTGATGGGGCTGAATCTCCATTACTCCCCTGCAATGCGGAGGCCGCGCCCCGCCACTGTCCCTGA